In the genome of Labeo rohita strain BAU-BD-2019 chromosome 24, IGBB_LRoh.1.0, whole genome shotgun sequence, one region contains:
- the zgc:112332 gene encoding retinol dehydrogenase 12 produces MHSIRNFFCAQWSSSARLDDKTVIITGANTGIGKETARDLAKRGARVIMACRDLEKAEEARKELMEDSGNQNIVANKLDLSDTKSIRAFAELINREEKQVNILINNAGIMMCPYSKTADGFEMQFGVNHLGHFLLTYLLLDLLKKSAPSRIVNVASVAHTWGSIHLDDINSEKGYSPRRAYGQSKLANILCTRSLAKKLQGSGVTVYSLHPGVVQSELFRNLSKPVQIAVKVFSPFTKTTIQGAQTTIYCAVEPKLDNESGGYYSDCAPAQCSREALDDEMAQKLWELSCQMLGITWD; encoded by the exons ATGCACTCAATAAG AAATTTCTTCTGTGCTCAGTGGAGCTCTTCTGCACGTCTTGATGACAAAACAGTCATAATCACAGGAGCTAATACAGGCATTGGCAAAGAGACAGCGAGAGACCTTGCAAAAAGAG GGGCTCGAGTCATCATGGCCTGTCGAGACCTGGAAAAAGCAGAGGAAGCCAGAAAAGAATTAATGGAGGATTCTGGAAACCAAAACATTGTGGCGAATAAACTTGATTTATCAGATACCAAATCCATCAGAGCATTTGCAGAACTCATAAACAGGG agGAAAAGCAAGTCAACATCCTGATCAACAATGCTGGAATCATGATGTGTCCATATTCAAAAACGGCAGATGGCTTTGAAATGCAGTTTGGTGTAAACCATTTAG GTCATTTTCTGCTCACCTACCTTCTGCTGGACCTCCTAAAGAAATCAGCCCCCTCCAGGATCGTCAACGTGGCTTCTGTGGCCCATACGTGGGGCAGCATCCATCTGGATGACATAAACAGCGAGAAGGGTTACTCTCCGCGGAGGGCTTACGGACAGAGCAAACTAGCTAACATCCTCTGCACACGCTCCTTGGCTAAAAAACTGCAGG GCAGTGGTGTGACTGTGTACTCCCTCCATCCTGGTGTGGTGCAGTCCGAGCTGTTTAGGAACCTCAGCAAGCCTGTGCAGATAGCAGTCAAGGTCTTCAGCCCTTTCACCAAGACCACCATTCAGGGGGCCCAGACCACTATCTACTGCGCTGTGGAGCCCAAGCTGGACAACGAGAGTGGAGGATATTACAG CGACTGTGCTCCAGCACAGTGTTCAAGAGAAGCTTTAGATGATGAAATGGCTCAGAAACTCTGGGAACTCAGCTGTCAGATGCTTGGCATTACATGGGACTGA